A genomic window from Arthrobacter sp. FW305-BF8 includes:
- the map gene encoding type I methionyl aminopeptidase, with product MAFGQPRIEYKTNAQMRTMHEAGLVLSRALDAAVAAAAPGVTTKQLDEVFAAVLLEAGAKSNFLGYHGFPATICTSVNEEVVHGIPGDKVLQDGDIISIDGGAIVNGWHSDSARTVIVGTPDPEDQRLSDVTETAMWHGIAALAKGKFVGDIGAAVDDYVSSVPGKPLGILEDYVGHGIGSEMHMAPDVLNYRTSHRGPKIRPGLCLAIEPMLVRGGIETAVLEDDWTVVTTDGKRSCQWEHSVAVHEKGIWVLSSPDGGAARLAPLGVVPVPIP from the coding sequence ATGGCATTCGGCCAGCCACGGATTGAATACAAGACCAACGCCCAGATGCGCACCATGCACGAGGCCGGGCTCGTCCTGAGCCGCGCCCTCGATGCGGCCGTGGCCGCGGCTGCCCCGGGGGTCACCACGAAGCAGCTCGACGAGGTCTTCGCTGCCGTGCTGCTCGAGGCGGGCGCCAAGTCCAACTTCCTGGGCTACCACGGGTTCCCCGCCACCATCTGCACTTCCGTCAATGAGGAAGTGGTCCACGGCATCCCGGGCGACAAGGTCCTCCAGGACGGGGACATCATCTCCATCGACGGCGGCGCGATCGTCAACGGCTGGCACTCCGACTCGGCGCGGACTGTGATCGTGGGAACGCCGGACCCGGAGGACCAGCGCCTCTCCGACGTCACCGAGACGGCCATGTGGCACGGCATCGCAGCCCTGGCCAAGGGCAAGTTCGTGGGCGACATCGGTGCGGCAGTGGACGACTATGTCTCCTCCGTCCCGGGCAAGCCCCTGGGCATCCTTGAGGACTACGTGGGCCACGGCATCGGCTCCGAGATGCACATGGCCCCCGACGTCCTGAACTACCGCACCAGCCACCGCGGTCCGAAGATCCGCCCCGGCCTGTGCCTGGCCATCGAACCGATGCTGGTTCGCGGCGGCATCGAGACGGCAGTGCTGGAGGACGACTGGACCGTGGTCACCACCGACGGCAAGCGTTCGTGCCAGTGGGAGCATTCCGTGGCCGTCCACGAGAAGGGCATCTGGGTGCTGTCCTCGCCGGACGGCGGCGCGGCCAGGCTCGCGCCCCTTGGCGTGGTGCCGGTCCCGATCCCCTGA
- the rpsH gene encoding 30S ribosomal protein S8 produces the protein MTMTDPVADMLTRLRNANSAYHDSVSMPYSKLKARVADILKAEGFIAGWKEEDAEVGKKLTLDLKFGPNRERSIAGVRRISKPGLRVYAKSTNLPHVLGGLGIAILSTSSGLLTDKQAGKKGVGGEVLAYVW, from the coding sequence ATGACTATGACAGATCCTGTCGCAGATATGCTTACGCGCCTGCGTAACGCAAACTCGGCATACCACGATTCCGTGTCTATGCCTTACAGCAAGCTCAAGGCTCGCGTTGCTGACATCCTGAAGGCCGAAGGTTTCATCGCCGGCTGGAAGGAAGAGGACGCAGAAGTCGGCAAGAAGCTGACCCTTGACCTGAAGTTCGGTCCGAACCGCGAGCGTTCAATCGCGGGTGTCCGTCGCATCTCCAAGCCGGGTCTCCGCGTTTACGCGAAGTCCACCAACCTGCCGCACGTGCTGGGTGGCCTGGGTATCGCAATTCTGTCCACCTCTTCCGGCCTCCTGACTGACAAGCAGGCCGGCAAGAAGGGCGTGGGCGGCGAAGTCCTCGCTTACGTCTGGTAA
- the rpmC gene encoding 50S ribosomal protein L29: MAVGSKDLAPAQLDGFDNERLVEELRKSKEELFNLRFQSATGQLENHGRLRAVKKDIARIYTVLRERELGIRAEVAAPVVEAKEEKKSKKSAAKKAEKPAEAETEEDAK; this comes from the coding sequence ATGGCAGTTGGGTCAAAGGATCTTGCACCCGCACAGCTGGACGGTTTCGACAACGAGCGTCTCGTTGAAGAACTCCGCAAGTCCAAGGAAGAGCTGTTCAACCTGCGTTTCCAGTCCGCCACCGGACAGCTGGAGAACCACGGTCGTCTGCGCGCGGTAAAGAAGGACATCGCACGCATCTACACCGTTCTCCGTGAGCGCGAGCTGGGCATTCGTGCCGAGGTTGCCGCACCGGTTGTGGAAGCCAAGGAAGAAAAGAAGTCCAAGAAGTCTGCAGCTAAGAAGGCTGAAAAGCCTGCCGAGGCTGAGACCGAGGAGGACGCCAAGTGA
- the infA gene encoding translation initiation factor IF-1, whose product MAKKDGVIEIEGVVTEALPNAMFRVELTNKHVVLAHISGKMRQHYIRILPEDRVVVELSPYDLTRGRIVYRYK is encoded by the coding sequence ATGGCCAAGAAGGACGGGGTCATTGAGATCGAGGGCGTAGTGACTGAGGCGCTGCCCAACGCGATGTTTCGCGTTGAGCTCACCAACAAGCACGTTGTCCTCGCACACATCTCTGGGAAGATGCGTCAGCACTACATCAGGATTCTTCCTGAGGACCGCGTAGTGGTGGAGCTGAGCCCTTATGACCTGACACGTGGTCGTATCGTCTACCGCTACAAGTAA
- the rpsQ gene encoding 30S ribosomal protein S17 has translation MSEKDENVTETATAATAEQRGYRKTRRGYVVSDKMDKTIVVQVEDRVKHALYGKVIRRTSKVKAHDEQNTAGIGDLVVIAETRPLSATKNWRLVEILEKAK, from the coding sequence GTGAGTGAAAAGGACGAGAACGTGACGGAAACTGCTACGGCAGCTACGGCTGAGCAGCGCGGTTACCGTAAGACGCGTCGCGGCTACGTGGTCTCTGACAAGATGGACAAGACCATCGTTGTTCAGGTTGAAGACCGCGTGAAGCACGCCCTGTACGGCAAGGTTATCCGCCGCACCTCCAAGGTCAAGGCACACGACGAGCAGAACACCGCCGGCATCGGCGACCTGGTTGTCATCGCCGAGACCCGCCCGCTGTCCGCCACCAAGAACTGGCGGCTCGTGGAGATCCTCGAGAAGGCTAAGTAA
- the rplP gene encoding 50S ribosomal protein L16, which translates to MLIPRRVKHRKQHHPGRSGAATGGTKVSFGEYGIQALSPAYVTNRQIESARIAMTRHIKRGGKVWINIYPDRPLTKKPAETRMGSGKGSPEWWVANVKPGRVLFELSGVSDEVAREALRLAIHKLPLKARIVRREGGE; encoded by the coding sequence ATGCTTATCCCACGTCGAGTCAAGCACCGTAAGCAGCACCACCCGGGTCGTTCCGGCGCTGCCACGGGCGGTACCAAGGTCTCCTTCGGTGAGTACGGCATCCAGGCCCTGAGCCCGGCATACGTCACGAACCGTCAGATCGAATCTGCCCGTATCGCGATGACCCGCCACATCAAGCGTGGCGGTAAGGTCTGGATCAACATCTACCCGGACCGTCCGCTGACCAAGAAGCCTGCCGAAACCCGCATGGGTTCCGGTAAGGGTTCGCCGGAATGGTGGGTCGCCAACGTCAAGCCGGGCCGGGTTCTCTTTGAACTCTCCGGTGTCAGTGATGAGGTAGCTCGCGAGGCCCTGCGCCTGGCGATCCACAAGCTCCCGTTGAAGGCACGCATTGTGCGTCGCGAAGGTGGTGAATAG
- the rpsE gene encoding 30S ribosomal protein S5, which yields MTEANKEKDTVSAEEKAPEAAAAETTAPAAADDRRGGARRGERGDRGQGRGDRGGRGGRDGGREAEKNQFVERVVTINRVSKVVKGGRRFSFTALVVVGDGNGMVGVGYGKAKEVPAAIAKGVEEAKKSFFRVPRVGNTIPHRVQGEAAAGVVMLRPASAGTGVIAGGPVRAVLECVGIHDILSKSLGSSNAINIVHATVDALKRLEEPAAVAARRGLPLDEIAPPALVKALMNQKAGV from the coding sequence GTGACCGAAGCAAACAAGGAAAAGGACACTGTGTCTGCAGAAGAGAAGGCTCCCGAAGCCGCAGCTGCTGAGACCACTGCCCCCGCCGCTGCCGACGACCGCCGTGGTGGCGCCCGTCGCGGCGAGCGTGGCGACCGTGGCCAGGGCCGCGGCGACCGCGGTGGCCGTGGCGGCCGCGATGGCGGACGTGAAGCCGAGAAGAACCAGTTCGTAGAGCGCGTTGTCACCATCAACCGCGTTTCCAAGGTCGTCAAGGGTGGTCGTCGCTTCAGCTTCACCGCACTCGTCGTCGTTGGTGACGGCAACGGTATGGTCGGCGTCGGCTACGGCAAGGCCAAGGAAGTTCCCGCTGCTATCGCCAAGGGCGTTGAAGAGGCCAAGAAGTCCTTCTTCCGCGTTCCCCGCGTTGGCAACACCATTCCTCACCGCGTTCAGGGTGAAGCCGCCGCTGGTGTCGTAATGCTGCGTCCGGCTTCCGCCGGTACCGGTGTTATCGCCGGTGGTCCGGTCCGTGCAGTACTGGAGTGCGTGGGCATCCACGACATCCTCTCCAAGTCGCTCGGTTCCTCCAACGCCATCAACATCGTTCACGCGACCGTTGATGCCCTGAAGCGCCTCGAAGAGCCGGCAGCTGTGGCAGCACGCCGCGGCCTGCCCCTCGACGAGATCGCTCCGCCGGCACTGGTGAAGGCTCTGATGAACCAAAAGGCAGGTGTCTAG
- a CDS encoding P1 family peptidase has translation MGPSGGAAAQGQITDVPGVRVGHQQKSDGGWLSGVTVVLPPAGTVGSVDVRGGGPGTHETDALDPTTLVRTVDAVVLTGGSAYGLVTAHGVQRWCEEQGRGFAVTGGVVPIVPAAAIFDLGRGGAFSARPDEAMGYAAAAAAGGQAEGHDVERGNVGAGTGAVIGRGKYKGGVGTASITLENGVVVGALAVVNALGLPLAAEACGEPGTPEQRVEPASVRLSEEQASTQRVSAVGTEPGPALNTTLVVVATNAVLDVAECKRTASAAHAGLARALNPSHTLADGDTVFCLATGGHELDRSTEAARQISLITLQSAAADVVRLAILDGISSAQAVTTPAGEFGAYPGNVR, from the coding sequence ATGGGACCGAGTGGCGGAGCCGCAGCGCAGGGACAGATCACCGACGTGCCAGGCGTGCGTGTGGGGCACCAGCAGAAGTCCGACGGCGGGTGGCTGAGCGGGGTGACCGTGGTGCTGCCCCCTGCGGGGACAGTGGGTTCGGTGGACGTTCGCGGGGGAGGGCCAGGCACCCATGAGACCGATGCGCTGGACCCCACCACCCTGGTGCGCACCGTGGACGCCGTGGTGCTCACAGGCGGCAGCGCCTACGGCCTGGTTACAGCGCATGGCGTCCAGCGCTGGTGCGAGGAGCAGGGCCGCGGCTTCGCCGTGACGGGCGGGGTGGTGCCCATCGTGCCGGCAGCCGCCATCTTCGACCTCGGCCGCGGCGGCGCCTTCAGCGCCCGCCCGGATGAGGCCATGGGCTACGCGGCGGCAGCGGCCGCCGGCGGACAGGCGGAAGGACACGACGTCGAACGCGGCAACGTGGGTGCCGGCACCGGAGCCGTCATCGGACGAGGGAAATACAAAGGCGGCGTGGGCACAGCGTCCATCACCCTGGAGAACGGCGTGGTGGTGGGTGCCCTGGCAGTGGTCAATGCGCTCGGCCTTCCGCTGGCAGCAGAGGCTTGCGGTGAGCCCGGCACACCGGAGCAGCGGGTGGAACCCGCCAGCGTGCGTCTAAGCGAGGAACAAGCGAGCACGCAGAGGGTTTCGGCCGTTGGGACGGAACCCGGCCCAGCGCTTAACACCACCCTCGTCGTCGTCGCCACGAATGCCGTGCTCGACGTGGCTGAGTGCAAGCGGACCGCCTCGGCTGCCCACGCGGGGCTGGCGCGGGCGCTGAATCCGAGCCACACTCTGGCCGACGGGGACACCGTGTTCTGCCTCGCCACCGGGGGCCACGAGCTGGACAGGAGTACGGAAGCCGCCCGGCAGATAAGTCTCATTACCCTGCAGAGTGCGGCAGCCGACGTCGTACGTTTGGCCATCCTTGACGGGATCAGCAGCGCCCAGGCGGTAACAACTCCGGCGGGCGAATTTGGTGCATACCCGGGCAATGTGCGCTAA
- the secY gene encoding preprotein translocase subunit SecY, whose product MLSAFGRAFRTPDLRRKLLFTLGIITIFRLGAFIPSPGVSYQNVQQCLSNGQTQGGIYQLVNLFSGGALLQVSIFALGIMPYITASIIVQLLRVVIPRFQQLYEEGASGQSKLTQYTRYLTIALGLLNATTLVSLARSGQLLPGCNLPIIPDQSVITTILIVITLTAGTGLIMWMGELVTEKGVGNGMSLLIFTAIAAGFPTSLGAIWSAQGPGTFFIVLAIGLLTVALVVFVEQSQRRIPVQYAKRMIGRRTVGGTSTYIPIKVNMAGVIPVIFASSMLYLPALISQFNQPKPGESLQPWVEWINNNLTRGDHPIYMALYFAMIVFFTYFYVAITFNPEEVSDNMKKYGGFIPGIRAGKPTADYLQYVLSRITLPGAIYLGFVALIPLVALVLINANQNFPFGGTSILIMVGVGLETVKQIDAQLQQRHYEGLLR is encoded by the coding sequence TTGCTAAGCGCATTCGGCCGGGCGTTTCGGACGCCTGATCTGCGACGCAAGTTGTTGTTCACGCTGGGAATCATCACAATCTTCCGCTTGGGAGCCTTTATCCCCTCGCCCGGTGTGAGCTACCAGAATGTCCAGCAATGCTTGTCGAACGGGCAGACCCAGGGCGGGATCTACCAGCTCGTCAATCTTTTCAGCGGCGGTGCGTTGCTGCAGGTCTCCATCTTCGCCTTGGGAATCATGCCGTACATCACGGCAAGCATCATTGTGCAGTTGTTGCGCGTGGTCATCCCGCGGTTCCAGCAGCTGTACGAAGAGGGTGCCTCCGGGCAGTCCAAGCTGACGCAGTACACTCGCTATCTGACGATCGCCCTTGGCCTGCTGAACGCCACGACACTGGTGTCGCTGGCAAGGTCCGGCCAGCTGCTGCCCGGCTGCAACCTGCCGATCATCCCGGACCAGAGCGTCATCACCACGATCCTCATCGTCATCACGCTGACGGCCGGCACCGGCCTCATCATGTGGATGGGTGAGCTCGTGACCGAGAAGGGCGTCGGCAACGGCATGTCCCTGCTGATCTTCACGGCCATCGCTGCCGGCTTCCCCACCTCGCTGGGCGCCATCTGGTCCGCGCAGGGTCCGGGCACGTTCTTCATCGTCCTGGCCATCGGCCTGCTGACCGTTGCCCTGGTGGTCTTCGTGGAGCAGTCCCAGCGCCGCATCCCGGTGCAGTACGCCAAGCGCATGATCGGCCGCCGCACAGTGGGCGGCACCAGCACCTACATTCCCATCAAGGTGAACATGGCCGGCGTCATTCCCGTCATCTTCGCTTCCTCGATGCTCTACCTGCCGGCGTTGATCTCACAGTTCAACCAGCCGAAACCGGGGGAGTCCCTCCAGCCGTGGGTTGAGTGGATCAACAACAACCTGACCCGCGGGGACCACCCCATCTACATGGCGCTCTATTTCGCCATGATCGTTTTCTTTACCTACTTCTATGTCGCGATCACCTTCAACCCTGAAGAGGTCAGCGACAACATGAAGAAATACGGCGGCTTTATCCCGGGTATCCGTGCCGGCAAGCCGACCGCGGATTACCTGCAGTACGTCCTGTCGCGCATCACGCTGCCCGGTGCCATTTACCTTGGCTTCGTGGCACTGATCCCGCTGGTGGCGCTCGTGCTGATCAACGCAAACCAGAACTTCCCGTTCGGTGGCACCTCGATCCTGATCATGGTGGGCGTTGGCCTGGAAACCGTCAAGCAAATTGACGCGCAGCTACAGCAGCGTCACTACGAAGGGCTATTGCGATGA
- the rplR gene encoding 50S ribosomal protein L18, translated as MAIAINKKRTNKSKSASRSRRQLRIRKRISGTAVRPRLVVNRSARHVFVQVVDDTIGQTVASASTLEADLRAFDGDKTAKAKRVGELVAERAKAAGVEAVVFDRGGNKYHGRIAAVADGAREGGLSL; from the coding sequence ATGGCCATCGCCATTAACAAGAAGCGTACGAACAAGAGCAAGTCTGCTTCGCGCAGCCGCCGCCAGCTTCGTATCCGCAAGCGCATCTCCGGAACGGCTGTACGTCCTCGCCTGGTCGTCAACCGCTCCGCACGCCACGTATTTGTCCAGGTTGTCGACGACACCATTGGCCAGACCGTAGCAAGCGCGTCCACTCTGGAAGCTGACCTTCGTGCATTCGACGGTGACAAGACCGCCAAGGCCAAGCGCGTTGGCGAGCTCGTAGCCGAGCGTGCCAAGGCTGCCGGTGTCGAAGCTGTTGTCTTCGACCGTGGTGGTAACAAGTACCACGGCCGGATCGCTGCCGTCGCTGACGGTGCACGCGAAGGTGGGCTGTCACTGTGA
- a CDS encoding adenylate kinase: MLIIGPPGSGKGTQAERISGRLGVVAISTGDIFRANVKGETPLGVEAKKYMDAGDFVPDSVTNKMVRDRLSEADVEDGFLLDGYPRTTAQVDYLDQILADGDQKLDVVLQLTADDEELVARLLGRAKETGRSDDNEAVIRHRLDLYHEQTEAVVAKYAERGILTQVDGIGQIDEVTDRVMQAIKEAQAA; encoded by the coding sequence ATGTTGATTATCGGACCACCGGGTTCGGGCAAGGGCACGCAGGCGGAACGCATCTCAGGCCGCCTCGGCGTCGTTGCGATCTCCACCGGCGACATCTTCCGCGCCAACGTCAAGGGTGAGACGCCGCTCGGCGTCGAGGCCAAGAAGTACATGGACGCGGGCGACTTCGTGCCGGACAGCGTGACCAACAAGATGGTCCGCGACCGTCTCAGCGAAGCCGACGTAGAGGACGGCTTCCTGCTGGACGGCTACCCGCGCACCACCGCCCAGGTTGACTACCTGGACCAGATCCTGGCCGACGGCGACCAGAAGTTGGACGTTGTCCTGCAGCTCACGGCCGATGACGAGGAACTCGTTGCCCGCCTGCTGGGCCGTGCGAAGGAAACCGGACGCAGTGACGACAACGAAGCCGTCATCCGCCACCGCCTGGATCTGTACCACGAGCAGACCGAAGCCGTTGTGGCCAAGTACGCCGAACGCGGCATCCTGACCCAGGTTGACGGCATCGGCCAGATCGACGAGGTCACCGACCGCGTCATGCAGGCCATCAAGGAAGCTCAGGCCGCCTGA
- the rplX gene encoding 50S ribosomal protein L24 encodes MAKIKKGDLVQVITGAKAERGGDRGKQGKVLRVFPETNRVLVEGINRVTKHTKVGQSQRGTKTGGIEVVEASIHVSNVALVDPSTKKPTRVGFRLDTVEKDGVKKTVRIRVAKSSGKDI; translated from the coding sequence ATGGCTAAGATCAAGAAGGGTGACCTGGTTCAGGTCATCACTGGCGCCAAGGCTGAGCGCGGCGGCGACCGTGGCAAGCAGGGCAAGGTCCTGCGCGTGTTCCCGGAAACCAACCGCGTGCTGGTTGAGGGTATCAACCGCGTAACCAAGCACACCAAGGTCGGACAGTCGCAGCGCGGCACCAAGACCGGCGGCATCGAGGTTGTCGAGGCTTCCATCCACGTTTCCAACGTGGCCCTGGTTGACCCGTCCACCAAGAAGCCGACCCGCGTTGGTTTCCGCCTCGACACCGTAGAGAAGGACGGCGTCAAGAAGACCGTCCGCATCCGCGTGGCCAAGAGCTCCGGGAAGGACATCTAA
- the rplF gene encoding 50S ribosomal protein L6 → MSRIGRLPITVPAGVEVKVDGSVVNVKGSKGELSHTVASPIEVALEDSTLTVTRPNDERASRSLHGLTRTLISNMIQGVTAGYEKKLEIVGTGYRVQAKGSDLEFALGYSHPVSVTAPAGITFAVEGPTKLSVSGINKQQVGEVAANIRKLRKPDPYKGKGIRYAGEVIRRKVGKAGK, encoded by the coding sequence ATGTCACGTATTGGACGTCTCCCCATCACCGTTCCTGCCGGCGTTGAGGTCAAGGTTGACGGCTCTGTCGTCAACGTCAAGGGTTCCAAGGGCGAGCTGAGCCACACTGTGGCCAGCCCGATCGAGGTTGCGCTGGAAGACAGCACCCTGACCGTCACCCGCCCGAACGACGAGCGCGCCTCCCGTTCGCTCCACGGCCTGACCCGCACCCTGATCTCCAACATGATCCAGGGCGTCACCGCAGGCTACGAGAAGAAGCTTGAAATCGTCGGTACCGGTTACCGCGTTCAGGCCAAGGGATCTGACCTTGAGTTCGCTCTCGGCTACAGCCACCCGGTCAGCGTTACCGCTCCGGCCGGCATCACCTTTGCAGTAGAGGGACCGACCAAGCTCTCTGTCTCAGGCATCAACAAGCAGCAGGTCGGCGAGGTTGCTGCCAACATTCGCAAGCTGCGCAAGCCTGACCCGTACAAGGGCAAGGGCATCCGCTACGCGGGCGAAGTCATCCGCCGCAAGGTCGGAAAGGCTGGTAAGTAA
- the rpmD gene encoding 50S ribosomal protein L30: protein MAKNLTPSDAKLEITQIKGVIGAKQNQRDTLRSLGLKRIGHTVVRTADAVTVGMLNTVPHLVNVEEAK, encoded by the coding sequence ATGGCTAAGAACCTGACTCCCTCCGACGCCAAGTTGGAGATCACCCAGATCAAGGGCGTCATTGGCGCCAAGCAGAACCAGCGCGACACCCTTCGGTCGCTCGGCCTCAAGCGCATCGGACACACCGTTGTCCGCACCGCTGACGCCGTGACCGTCGGAATGCTCAACACGGTTCCGCACCTCGTGAATGTTGAGGAGGCGAAGTAA
- the rplO gene encoding 50S ribosomal protein L15 codes for MAEKNTAETAAAEKQSALKVHHLRPAPGSKTAKTRVGRGEGSKGKTAGRGTKGTKARYQIKAGFAGGQLPLHMRLPKLRGFKNPFRVEFQVVNLDKLNELFPEGGAVTVENLVEKGAVRKNQPVKVLGTGDITVKVDVTVHAFSASAAEKIAAAGGSTTAL; via the coding sequence ATGGCAGAGAAGAACACCGCCGAGACCGCCGCTGCTGAGAAGCAGAGCGCTCTGAAGGTTCACCACCTGCGTCCCGCCCCGGGTTCCAAGACTGCCAAGACCCGTGTTGGTCGTGGTGAGGGTTCCAAGGGTAAGACCGCAGGTCGCGGTACCAAGGGTACGAAGGCCCGCTACCAGATCAAGGCTGGCTTTGCCGGCGGCCAGCTGCCGCTGCACATGCGCCTGCCGAAGCTGCGCGGCTTCAAGAACCCGTTCCGGGTTGAGTTCCAGGTTGTAAACCTGGACAAGCTCAACGAGCTGTTCCCCGAAGGTGGCGCTGTCACCGTGGAGAACCTGGTCGAAAAGGGTGCCGTTCGCAAGAACCAGCCCGTCAAGGTGCTGGGCACCGGCGACATCACCGTCAAGGTTGACGTCACCGTCCACGCATTCTCGGCCAGCGCCGCAGAAAAGATCGCAGCAGCCGGCGGCAGCACCACCGCGCTCTAA
- the rplN gene encoding 50S ribosomal protein L14 gives MIQQESRLKVADNTGAKEILTIRVLGGSGRRYAGIGDVIVATVKDAIPGGNVKKGDVVKAVIVRTKKERRRADGSYIKFDENAAVILKNDGDPRGTRIFGPVGRELRDKKFMKIVSLAPEVL, from the coding sequence GTGATTCAGCAGGAGTCGCGACTCAAGGTCGCCGACAACACGGGTGCTAAGGAAATCCTTACCATTCGCGTTCTCGGTGGATCTGGCCGTCGCTACGCAGGCATTGGCGACGTAATCGTCGCAACCGTCAAGGATGCAATTCCGGGCGGCAACGTAAAGAAGGGCGACGTCGTCAAGGCTGTCATCGTCCGTACCAAGAAGGAACGCCGCCGTGCGGATGGTTCCTACATCAAGTTTGACGAGAACGCAGCCGTCATCCTGAAGAACGACGGTGACCCCCGCGGTACCCGTATCTTCGGACCGGTTGGTCGTGAACTCCGTGACAAGAAGTTCATGAAGATCGTTTCTCTGGCTCCGGAGGTGCTCTAG
- the rplE gene encoding 50S ribosomal protein L5, whose protein sequence is MTETLETPATKIVPRLKTKYADSIKSALLEEFKYENVNQVPRLVKVVVNMGVGDAAKDSKLIDGAVRDLTLITGQKPQVTKARKSIAQFKLREGMPIGAHATLRGDRMWEFVDRLVTLALPRIRDFRGLSGKQFDGNGNYTFGLTEQVMFHEIDQDSIDRTRGMDITVVTTAKTDDEGRALLKALGFPFKTEA, encoded by the coding sequence ATGACTGAGACTCTCGAGACTCCGGCAACGAAGATCGTTCCTCGTCTGAAGACCAAGTACGCCGATTCCATCAAGAGCGCGCTTCTTGAGGAATTCAAGTACGAGAACGTGAACCAGGTTCCCCGTCTGGTCAAGGTTGTAGTGAACATGGGTGTTGGAGATGCCGCCAAGGACTCCAAGCTGATCGACGGCGCTGTCCGCGACCTCACCCTGATCACCGGCCAGAAGCCGCAGGTCACCAAGGCCCGCAAGTCGATCGCCCAGTTCAAGCTGCGCGAAGGCATGCCCATTGGTGCACACGCAACCCTGCGTGGCGACCGCATGTGGGAATTCGTGGACCGTCTGGTTACGCTGGCCCTGCCCCGTATCCGCGACTTCCGCGGCCTCAGCGGCAAGCAGTTTGATGGCAACGGCAACTACACCTTCGGTCTGACCGAGCAGGTTATGTTCCACGAGATCGACCAGGACTCCATCGACCGCACCCGCGGTATGGACATCACGGTCGTGACCACCGCCAAGACCGACGACGAAGGCCGCGCGCTGCTCAAGGCGCTTGGTTTCCCGTTCAAAACCGAAGCTTAA
- the rpmJ gene encoding 50S ribosomal protein L36, which translates to MKVKPSVKQICEKCKVIRRNGRVMVICENPRHKQRQG; encoded by the coding sequence ATGAAGGTCAAGCCGAGCGTCAAGCAGATCTGCGAAAAGTGCAAAGTGATCCGCCGTAACGGCCGGGTCATGGTGATCTGCGAGAACCCGCGCCACAAGCAGCGCCAGGGCTAA
- the rpsM gene encoding 30S ribosomal protein S13: MARLAGVDIPREKRLEIALTYIYGVGKTRAHETLAATGISADVRVKDLTDAQLVELRDYIEGNYKVEGDLRREVAADIRRKVEIGSYEGLRHRKGLPVRGQRTKTNARTRKGPKRTVAGKKKAR, translated from the coding sequence ATGGCTCGTCTCGCTGGCGTAGACATTCCCCGCGAAAAGCGGCTGGAAATTGCGCTTACTTACATCTACGGCGTGGGCAAGACCCGTGCACACGAAACCCTGGCTGCCACCGGCATCAGCGCTGACGTTCGGGTCAAGGACCTGACGGATGCGCAGCTGGTAGAGCTGCGTGACTACATTGAAGGCAACTACAAGGTTGAGGGTGACCTTCGCCGCGAAGTAGCAGCAGATATCCGCCGCAAGGTTGAAATCGGCAGCTACGAAGGCCTGCGTCACCGCAAGGGCCTGCCCGTACGCGGTCAGCGTACGAAGACCAACGCTCGTACCCGCAAGGGCCCGAAGCGTACCGTCGCCGGCAAGAAGAAGGCCCGCTAA